A part of Thermococcus sp. genomic DNA contains:
- a CDS encoding transcription initiation factor IIB — protein sequence MSGKRVCPVCGSTEFIYDPSRGEIVCKVCGYVIEENVVDEGPEWRAFDPSQREKRARVGAPESILLHDKGLSTDIGIDRSLTGLMREKMYRLRKWQSRLRVSDAAERNLAFALSELDRIASQLKLPRHVEEEAARLYREAVRKGLIRGRSIEAVIAACVYAACRLLKVPRTLDEIADISRVDKKEIGRSFRFIARHLNLTPKKLFVKPTDYVNKFADELGLSEKVRRRAIEILEEAYKRGLTSGKSPAGLVAAALYIAGLLEGEKRTQREVAEVARVTEVTVRNRYKELVEKLNLKIPL from the coding sequence GTGAGCGGGAAGAGAGTATGTCCCGTGTGTGGCTCAACTGAGTTCATCTACGACCCCAGCAGGGGTGAAATAGTCTGTAAGGTTTGCGGTTATGTGATTGAAGAGAACGTAGTCGATGAAGGGCCGGAGTGGAGGGCTTTCGACCCCAGCCAGAGGGAGAAGAGGGCCCGCGTTGGAGCCCCTGAGAGCATACTCCTCCACGACAAGGGCCTTTCAACGGACATAGGAATAGACCGCTCCCTTACAGGTCTGATGAGAGAGAAGATGTACAGGCTTAGAAAGTGGCAGAGTCGCCTGAGGGTCAGCGACGCCGCTGAGAGAAACCTTGCATTTGCCCTGAGCGAACTCGACAGGATAGCAAGCCAGCTGAAACTTCCAAGGCACGTTGAAGAAGAAGCGGCAAGACTCTATAGAGAGGCCGTGAGGAAAGGCCTCATAAGGGGTCGTTCGATTGAAGCTGTCATAGCAGCCTGTGTCTACGCCGCGTGTAGGCTTCTGAAGGTTCCAAGAACCCTTGATGAGATTGCGGACATTTCGCGCGTTGACAAGAAGGAAATCGGCAGGAGTTTTCGCTTCATAGCCAGACACCTGAACCTGACTCCAAAGAAGCTCTTCGTGAAGCCTACCGATTATGTCAACAAGTTCGCAGACGAGCTCGGCCTGAGCGAAAAAGTTAGGAGAAGGGCAATAGAGATACTTGAGGAGGCCTACAAGCGGGGTCTCACGAGCGGAAAGAGTCCCGCCGGTCTTGTGGCCGCGGCGCTCTACATAGCGGGCCTTTTGGAGGGGGAGAAAAGAACCCAAAGGGAAGTTGCAGAAGTTGCCCGCGTTACCGAGGTTACCGTAAGAAACAGATATAAAGAACTCGTGGAAAAGCTCAACCTCAAGATACCACTTTAG